ATAACAAATAAACCAAAGACACTTGATTATGTGTTATCTAAAAAAGCAGTTATAACAAGAGAGTTAACCGGAGAAATAAGTTCTGATTATATTATTTATTTGGCGAAAAATGGCGTATCTATATCTAATAAAAAACCTAATTCTATAAAATCTTTAGAATTTCTAGAAACAGAACAATATCAGCAATATAAAAAAGAAAAGATGTCTTTAATTAAAAAATTATTAGATAATGGAGCTAACCCAGAGTTATTTAAATATTTACTTGAAACACTAGAATATGTAAAAGATGATGAAGAGTTAAGAAAATTGCTTGAGAAAAGGAACAAATAGTGGATTTTTTCAATATAAGCAAAAAGAAATTAGATATAAAAAATAATAATTTAGATACAAAAGATTTTAATAAAACTAGCTATGAAAATGCCAAAGATATTATGAAGCATTTTGGTGAGTTTCTTGGACCGATATATGAGAAAGCTGCTGATATGGCTGGTACTGGGGTTGACATTATTAATAATAAGCAATATGAAGAATTTAAATTTTATAAGAATATGGATATGATTGATAAGTTTAAAGAATTGCATAATTCAACCAATACTGATATTGAAATGTTTGAAAAGGCATTACAACAAGAAGAAGAAAACGAAAAAAGATTGAAAGAGCAACAAATGGACAAAAATTTAACATCACCAACATCATCACTGACTAAGCCTGTCATGCTAGCATCCGGTAACTCAGTGGCAACTGACGGCTTTGTGGACTACGGCGTATCTAACGATACCTTCTCAACTCTTCAGATAGCAAACGAGTCAAACGATAAATTTATCGTTACACGTGCAGATATTTATGAAAATTTAGAAAGTATATTTAGCATAGAGTGCTTTGCTTATATAAATTTAGTGAAAAACCCGCTTTATGAAAATTTAGACACCATCTACAATAACGATAAAAGTTACTCAAGCATATATAAATATCTTGATAAAAGTATAAAGCTAAGCATAAAAAGGCCATCTTCAACAAATAAAAATATCGTTCCAGATGGTAGCTCAAACGATATGCACTTTAGCGGAATAGTAAGCGATGTAGAGTATCTTGGCGTAGACGATGAGACTAGTACAAATATAGATAAAAAATACTTCTTTAAATTCAAGCTAACTTCGCCACTATATAGACTAAGCATAAATAGAGCAAATAGAATTTATACAGACCAGAGTATTTTAGAAGTAGTAAAGGATATTTTGGCTTTTAATAAACAAAGACTAACCAAAGAGCTAGACTTCTCAAATATCAAAAATAACTACAACAAAAGAGAATTTATAGCCCAGTACAATGAGAGCGACCTAGTCTTTATAACAAGACTTTGCCATGATAGCGGTATATATTTTTATGAAGACAATGAAAAAATTTATTTTCATGATACATTTATACTAGCTTATAGCAATCAAAATGAAAATTTTACTTCAAGTGATACAAGTAGTGGCAAGGAAGCTAGAAAAGTAAGTTTTAATGTAAATTTGAATAATAATCTAGCAACCGAACACATAAATAAAATAACAAAGAGCGAGACGCTAAAAGCAAATAGCTTTACGCACTCTTTTCAAAATACAGCTTATCCAAATGTGCTAGAGATTAAAAATGAAAAGATATTTGACGAGCAGGTAAATATCTATGATAAGCATATAAATTTAGATGAGTATTCATTTAGCGACACCAGCTTGCTTGAAGTTAGCACCTACCTTAAAAAACTAAGAAGCGATATGCTTTTAAAAGAATTTACCGCTAGCTCAAATGTATTTGCACTAAATTTAAATGATAATATCTCGGTAGCTATTGATGCTAGCAAGGGTGAATATGAGTTTAAAATAATAGCTTTAAAGCATACTTATATTGATGAGAGCGTTTTAGAAAATACTTTAAATTTAGGCGATAATGTCCCGTTTAAAGATAAAAAATTTATAAGCTCATACACAAACGAGATAAGCATCATTCCAAGTAGTGTGAAATTTATCCCAAGCTACAAGCAAAAGCCAAAAGCACCAGACATCACGCTAGGTCTTGTAGTTGGTCAAGATGGACTAAACAGC
The nucleotide sequence above comes from Campylobacter concisus. Encoded proteins:
- the tssI gene encoding type VI secretion system tip protein TssI/VgrG, with translation MDFFNISKKKLDIKNNNLDTKDFNKTSYENAKDIMKHFGEFLGPIYEKAADMAGTGVDIINNKQYEEFKFYKNMDMIDKFKELHNSTNTDIEMFEKALQQEEENEKRLKEQQMDKNLTSPTSSLTKPVMLASGNSVATDGFVDYGVSNDTFSTLQIANESNDKFIVTRADIYENLESIFSIECFAYINLVKNPLYENLDTIYNNDKSYSSIYKYLDKSIKLSIKRPSSTNKNIVPDGSSNDMHFSGIVSDVEYLGVDDETSTNIDKKYFFKFKLTSPLYRLSINRANRIYTDQSILEVVKDILAFNKQRLTKELDFSNIKNNYNKREFIAQYNESDLVFITRLCHDSGIYFYEDNEKIYFHDTFILAYSNQNENFTSSDTSSGKEARKVSFNVNLNNNLATEHINKITKSETLKANSFTHSFQNTAYPNVLEIKNEKIFDEQVNIYDKHINLDEYSFSDTSLLEVSTYLKKLRSDMLLKEFTASSNVFALNLNDNISVAIDASKGEYEFKIIALKHTYIDESVLENTLNLGDNVPFKDKKFISSYTNEISIIPSSVKFIPSYKQKPKAPDITLGLVVGQDGLNSQNNTIHTDSYGRVKVRLNAFSTQEIIDKDDAINASYHKSAYLRVITPIASNSSGFFAIPRIGDEVIISFLQNDIDNPVVSGSLYNASNTPLVNVDSNYHQTSLSSKTIGANETGINEITLSNLKNKEQIYVKAEKDYDELVNNDFSQTILNDKSSQVHGSYTERVKKAHIQTIDLAKNVNVGGEYLTTVGLSKDTVVGVSNTLNVAVDNNTRVGQDSHEFVGHDKFVEVKSNLNTTIHNDEMREVKGTKEQNIDGGYKLNSQKGINEFSNEHIVLQANSYIDVNAKSNFTTKTAAQHTEIADSKFSNIETTYEVNAKDKIIHQVGSTKVTIEGSSVVIEVAGVKAIFDSRGLRVIGGDIKAL